In the genome of Halapricum salinum, one region contains:
- a CDS encoding 2-oxoacid:acceptor oxidoreductase subunit alpha, whose amino-acid sequence MPEKDLIWRIAGGSGDGIDSTSQNFAKALMRSGLNVFTHRHYPSRIRGGHTYVEVRAGNGPTNSRGDGYNFLLTLGDSFARNPGEDAFYGNEETKPLTENLDELNEGGVLVYDEGLLDQEDIEEIELEARAEENDWHVYPVDLRGIAREHGRDVMRNTAGVGVTAALMDIDVSYFEELISENMKADMKEANLDVLSDAYELAQEEIDHTHDWSAPVGDGHDEEQVLLSGSDAISYGALDEGCRFISGYPMTPWTDVFTIMSQNLPKFGGISEQVEDEIAAAALALGASHMGVKAMSGSSGGGFALMSEPLGLAEMTETPVVLVEAMRAGPSTGLPTKPEQGDLEHILYTSQGDSARVVFAPANVEECYTQTRKAFEIAYNYQIPAIVAYDQKLQGELRNVPESFFDEEPNSDPGSVLTEDEIAEAAHHASGKFKRFQHDPEDGSNVSPRSVPGQKDGRFLATGNEHNEVGHISEDPENRVIQMDRRVNKLDDIRAELDDAETSHQTYHGPEDADYGIIAWGSHQDTVFEAVTRMNDNGQSVKAIGVSDLMPLAENELVDFLESVEEAVVVEMNATGQLRGLIQKELGRYGEKMSSLLKYNGNPFEPREIVEGFETSVDGGELPHTRMKYVPAAGD is encoded by the coding sequence ATGCCAGAGAAAGACCTGATCTGGCGAATCGCAGGCGGTTCCGGAGACGGAATCGACTCGACGAGCCAGAACTTCGCGAAGGCCCTGATGCGATCGGGACTTAACGTTTTCACGCATCGCCACTACCCGTCGCGGATCCGCGGTGGCCACACGTACGTGGAAGTACGTGCCGGCAACGGACCCACAAACTCCCGCGGAGACGGGTACAACTTCCTCCTCACACTCGGCGATTCGTTCGCCCGGAACCCGGGCGAGGACGCCTTCTACGGCAACGAGGAGACGAAACCACTGACAGAGAACCTCGACGAGCTGAACGAGGGCGGCGTCCTCGTCTACGACGAAGGCCTGCTCGATCAGGAGGACATCGAGGAGATCGAACTCGAAGCGCGCGCCGAGGAGAACGACTGGCACGTCTACCCAGTCGACCTTCGCGGTATCGCCCGCGAGCACGGTCGGGACGTCATGCGCAACACCGCCGGTGTCGGCGTGACGGCGGCGCTGATGGACATCGACGTCTCGTACTTCGAGGAGCTGATCAGCGAGAACATGAAGGCCGACATGAAGGAGGCCAACCTCGACGTTCTCTCCGACGCCTACGAACTCGCCCAGGAGGAGATCGACCACACGCACGACTGGTCGGCTCCGGTCGGCGACGGCCACGACGAGGAGCAGGTCCTCCTGTCGGGTTCGGACGCCATCTCCTACGGCGCGCTCGACGAGGGCTGTCGGTTCATCTCGGGCTACCCCATGACCCCGTGGACCGACGTGTTCACGATCATGAGCCAGAACCTGCCGAAGTTCGGCGGAATCAGCGAGCAGGTCGAGGACGAGATCGCCGCGGCGGCGCTGGCGCTCGGTGCCAGCCACATGGGCGTCAAAGCCATGTCCGGCTCCTCGGGCGGTGGCTTCGCGCTGATGTCCGAACCGCTCGGCCTCGCCGAGATGACCGAGACTCCCGTGGTTCTGGTCGAAGCGATGCGCGCCGGCCCCTCGACCGGCCTGCCGACCAAGCCCGAACAGGGCGACCTCGAACACATCCTCTACACCAGCCAGGGCGACTCCGCGCGCGTCGTCTTCGCTCCGGCCAACGTCGAGGAGTGTTACACCCAGACCCGCAAGGCCTTCGAGATCGCCTACAACTACCAGATTCCGGCGATCGTCGCCTACGACCAGAAGCTCCAGGGCGAACTCCGGAACGTCCCCGAGAGCTTCTTCGACGAGGAACCCAACAGCGACCCCGGCTCGGTGCTGACCGAAGACGAGATCGCCGAGGCTGCCCACCACGCTTCCGGGAAGTTCAAGCGCTTCCAGCACGACCCCGAGGACGGCTCGAACGTGAGCCCGCGCTCGGTACCCGGCCAGAAGGACGGACGCTTCCTCGCGACCGGCAACGAGCACAACGAGGTCGGTCACATCAGCGAGGACCCGGAGAACCGGGTCATCCAGATGGACCGCCGCGTCAACAAGCTCGACGACATCCGTGCGGAACTGGACGACGCCGAGACGTCCCACCAGACCTACCACGGTCCCGAGGATGCTGACTACGGAATCATCGCGTGGGGCAGCCACCAGGACACGGTCTTCGAGGCCGTCACCCGGATGAACGACAACGGCCAGTCCGTGAAAGCCATCGGCGTCTCCGACCTGATGCCGCTGGCCGAGAACGAACTCGTCGACTTCCTCGAATCGGTCGAGGAAGCTGTCGTCGTCGAGATGAACGCCACGGGTCAGCTCCGTGGACTCATCCAGAAGGAACTGGGCCGCTACGGCGAGAAGATGTCCAGTCTCCTCAAGTACAACGGCAACCCCTTCGAACCCCGAGAAATCGTCGAGGGCTTCGAGACCAGCGTCGACGGCGGGGAACTGCCACACACCCGAATGAAGTACGTACCCGCGGCAGGTGACTAA
- a CDS encoding universal stress protein has product MVETILLATDGSEHAKRATGHAIALAKREDATLQAVFVVDTREMGEPALSSVEILISEYEDRGRDVLAETEAVAAEHGVEVETRCCHGTPVEEIQAMADAVGADIIVVGERGDIHEIRDGEVTRALRERDHRVVVADGGEQPEFE; this is encoded by the coding sequence ATGGTCGAGACGATCCTGTTAGCGACGGACGGAAGCGAACACGCCAAGCGAGCGACGGGGCACGCGATCGCGCTAGCGAAGCGTGAGGACGCGACGTTGCAGGCGGTATTTGTCGTCGACACGCGTGAGATGGGCGAGCCGGCGTTGAGCAGCGTCGAGATACTCATCAGCGAGTACGAAGACCGGGGGCGAGACGTACTGGCAGAGACCGAGGCGGTCGCGGCCGAACACGGCGTCGAGGTCGAGACGCGGTGCTGTCACGGGACCCCAGTCGAGGAGATCCAGGCGATGGCCGACGCAGTAGGTGCCGACATCATCGTCGTCGGCGAGCGCGGTGATATCCACGAGATCAGAGACGGCGAGGTCACCAGAGCGTTGCGTGAGCGCGACCACCGCGTCGTCGTCGCCGACGGCGGGGAGCAGCCCGAATTCGAGTGA
- a CDS encoding acyl-CoA dehydrogenase family protein yields MDLLEDTIVPEHAREIKREAREFAAEHIEPNAEEYYRRGEYPWEILEAGMDAGLVAQDIPEEYGGRGLDLQQVLAIAEEFYRADAGIALTLQLASFGAEIVYHHGSDEQIDEYIRPVANNEQITGLAVSEPETGSDLAGMSTTAEKDGDEYVINGEKYWIGNGVEADWVTLYAKTGDDPNNRYGNYSLFIVPTDTEGYDAEHIPEKMGFRASKQAHIELDDCRIPEENLVGAEGAGFFMLAEFFNHGRIIVGGHGLGLAAAAIEEANDFVHDREAFGKTVNDFQAVQHTLADMRLEFESARALNWRAAEKVQNQDDAGFWAAMAKTKSTEVATSCAEQGMKLHGGRSVLTDRRIARVYRDVRIPVIYEGANDIQRNLIYRQQPR; encoded by the coding sequence ATGGACTTACTCGAGGACACTATCGTCCCGGAACACGCACGCGAGATCAAGCGAGAAGCTCGCGAATTCGCCGCAGAGCACATCGAACCGAACGCCGAGGAGTACTACCGTCGCGGCGAGTATCCCTGGGAGATCCTCGAGGCCGGGATGGACGCCGGACTGGTCGCCCAGGACATCCCCGAGGAGTACGGCGGCCGTGGACTGGACCTCCAGCAGGTCCTCGCGATCGCCGAGGAGTTCTACCGCGCGGACGCCGGGATCGCCCTCACGCTCCAGCTGGCGAGTTTCGGTGCGGAGATCGTCTACCATCACGGCAGCGACGAGCAGATCGACGAGTACATCCGCCCCGTCGCGAACAACGAGCAGATCACCGGTCTCGCGGTTTCGGAACCCGAAACTGGAAGCGACCTGGCGGGGATGTCCACGACGGCCGAGAAAGACGGTGACGAGTACGTCATCAACGGCGAGAAGTACTGGATCGGCAACGGCGTCGAGGCCGACTGGGTGACACTCTACGCCAAAACCGGCGACGACCCGAACAACCGGTACGGCAACTACTCACTCTTTATCGTCCCGACCGATACCGAGGGCTACGACGCCGAGCACATCCCCGAGAAGATGGGTTTCCGTGCGAGCAAGCAGGCCCACATCGAACTGGACGACTGTCGAATCCCCGAGGAGAATCTCGTCGGCGCAGAAGGCGCTGGCTTCTTCATGCTCGCGGAGTTCTTCAACCACGGCCGGATCATCGTCGGCGGGCACGGCCTGGGGCTGGCCGCCGCTGCAATCGAGGAAGCGAACGACTTCGTCCACGACCGCGAGGCCTTCGGCAAGACCGTCAACGACTTCCAGGCCGTCCAGCACACGCTCGCGGACATGCGTCTGGAGTTCGAGTCGGCTCGCGCACTGAACTGGCGGGCAGCCGAGAAAGTCCAGAATCAGGACGACGCCGGCTTCTGGGCGGCGATGGCCAAAACCAAGTCGACCGAGGTAGCGACGTCGTGTGCCGAACAGGGCATGAAACTCCACGGTGGGCGCTCGGTGCTCACGGATCGTCGAATCGCGCGGGTCTATCGGGACGTCCGGATCCCCGTCATCTACGAGGGTGCCAACGACATCCAGCGCAACCTTATCTACCGCCAGCAGCCGCGGTAG
- a CDS encoding class I SAM-dependent methyltransferase, whose amino-acid sequence MSHASDADPFKRTAEYYAGSRPGYGEETITYVVDRFDHADDARLLDLGCVTGQIAIPLSEYAGSVIAMDPNESMIEAGRQCGEDAGVTNIE is encoded by the coding sequence ATGTCCCACGCATCCGATGCAGACCCATTCAAGCGTACAGCGGAGTATTACGCCGGGAGTCGTCCTGGATACGGCGAGGAGACGATCACGTACGTCGTCGATCGGTTCGACCACGCCGACGACGCTCGTTTACTGGATCTCGGCTGTGTGACAGGCCAAATTGCGATCCCTCTATCGGAATATGCCGGGTCCGTCATCGCGATGGACCCAAACGAGTCAATGATCGAAGCGGGTCGCCAATGTGGCGAAGACGCCGGCGTGACGAATATCGAGTAG
- a CDS encoding chemotaxis protein CheC, with protein MSLMIDIRKLALFNKMAKEGGNTVADHLSQMTGMDTQMEITKINFIDIPDIKTHVGDEKLIGISIQLQEPPHGHILFLLNYANAKTLAQGMLGDMGGADPDSDGFTDMERSAIQEIGNIMTSGFIDGWANVLETTIDMGTPTFTYGPGSGMVDQLVGDRDSNMALMFDSRIHALDSDIDVTVYTFPQLDELVGLMQEIDVN; from the coding sequence ATGAGTTTGATGATAGATATCCGGAAACTAGCGTTGTTCAACAAGATGGCCAAAGAGGGCGGTAACACGGTCGCGGACCACCTCAGCCAGATGACAGGGATGGACACCCAGATGGAGATCACGAAGATCAACTTCATCGACATCCCCGACATCAAGACGCACGTCGGCGACGAGAAACTGATCGGGATCTCCATCCAGCTACAGGAACCACCGCACGGCCACATCCTCTTCCTGCTGAACTACGCCAACGCCAAGACCCTCGCACAGGGCATGCTCGGTGACATGGGCGGGGCCGACCCCGATTCGGACGGATTTACCGACATGGAACGCTCGGCCATCCAGGAGATCGGTAACATCATGACGTCCGGGTTCATCGACGGCTGGGCCAACGTTCTCGAAACGACCATCGACATGGGGACACCGACCTTCACCTACGGCCCCGGCAGCGGTATGGTCGACCAGCTCGTCGGCGACCGCGACTCCAACATGGCCCTGATGTTCGACTCCCGAATCCACGCACTTGACTCCGATATCGACGTCACCGTCTACACCTTTCCCCAACTCGACGAACTCGTCGGCCTCATGCAGGAGATCGATGTGAATTAA
- a CDS encoding FAD-dependent oxidoreductase — translation MTRMETTVLVVGGGATGVGVARDLSLRGIDVTLVERDGLASGTSGRSHGLLHSGARYAEADAVGAEECIRENEILREIAGACIRDTGGLFVQLEGDDPDYFEAKRSACEEIGIPTTSLDADAVRERVDEISAAVERAFEVPDAVIYPSRLVAANAADARDHGASIHPHAPVEDVVVSDGRVTGVEVGGTVDDRIDAEYVVNAAGAWAGELAAMAGLDVSMRPTRGVMVSVEYDGLGPVLNRCRDPDDGDIVVPHESEAVLGTTSVAVEDPDDYPKEEWEVERSVEECAEMLPPVADAPVVRTWWGVRPLYAPDEDERGGRGISRGFFRLDHADDGVENMVSVVGGKLTTYRQMAESTADLVCDRLDVGATCETADRPLPGRDDPAQLDAFVDEFDGQGPTDQDVVGRPS, via the coding sequence ATGACACGTATGGAAACGACAGTTCTCGTCGTCGGCGGCGGTGCGACCGGCGTCGGCGTCGCACGCGATCTATCCCTCCGGGGTATCGACGTCACGCTCGTGGAACGCGACGGTCTCGCGAGCGGCACGTCCGGCCGGTCACACGGCCTCCTGCACAGTGGCGCACGGTACGCTGAAGCCGACGCCGTCGGTGCCGAAGAGTGTATCCGGGAGAACGAGATTCTCCGTGAGATCGCGGGTGCATGTATCCGCGATACGGGCGGGCTGTTCGTCCAGCTCGAGGGTGACGACCCCGACTACTTCGAGGCCAAGCGATCGGCCTGCGAGGAGATCGGCATCCCGACGACCTCTCTCGACGCGGACGCAGTTCGCGAGCGCGTCGACGAGATTTCGGCGGCCGTCGAGCGAGCGTTCGAGGTGCCCGACGCCGTCATCTACCCCTCGCGGCTGGTGGCGGCCAACGCGGCCGACGCTCGCGACCACGGCGCGTCGATCCATCCGCACGCACCCGTCGAAGACGTCGTCGTCTCGGACGGCCGCGTCACCGGGGTTGAGGTCGGCGGGACGGTCGACGACCGAATCGACGCCGAGTACGTCGTCAACGCGGCCGGTGCCTGGGCCGGGGAACTCGCTGCCATGGCGGGTCTCGACGTCTCGATGCGACCGACCCGGGGCGTGATGGTCTCGGTCGAGTACGACGGCCTCGGACCGGTGCTCAACCGCTGTCGGGACCCCGACGACGGCGACATCGTCGTGCCTCACGAGTCCGAAGCCGTCCTCGGGACGACCAGCGTCGCCGTCGAAGACCCGGACGACTACCCGAAAGAGGAGTGGGAAGTCGAACGCTCCGTCGAGGAGTGCGCGGAGATGTTGCCACCGGTCGCGGACGCGCCAGTCGTTCGAACCTGGTGGGGTGTCCGCCCGCTCTACGCGCCCGACGAGGACGAACGCGGCGGCCGCGGCATCTCACGGGGCTTCTTCCGCCTGGACCACGCCGACGATGGCGTCGAAAACATGGTCAGCGTCGTCGGCGGGAAACTGACGACCTACCGGCAGATGGCCGAGTCGACGGCCGACCTGGTCTGTGATCGCCTCGACGTCGGCGCCACGTGTGAGACTGCCGACCGCCCGTTGCCCGGACGCGACGACCCGGCACAGCTCGACGCGTTCGTCGACGAGTTCGACGGGCAGGGACCGACTGATCAAGACGTCGTCGGCAGACCCTCGTAG
- a CDS encoding O-methyltransferase — protein MANPIPDTVESFAEVVGPDGDEIIAEMDDYAEREGFPTVGPAVGGWLELLARMVDAERIFEFGSGYGYSAYWFSRALDGDGEIVLTEVDEDELDLAEEYLARGDFDSTAHFELGDAIDTVEGYDGPFDVVLIDNEKTRYREAFETVREKVAPGGVVLADNAVAGGTIDSEDVQALLEGEAVDTDEMSAGIADYLEAVRAAPDFQTTLLPVGEGVAVSFRTE, from the coding sequence ATGGCCAACCCGATCCCCGACACCGTCGAATCGTTCGCCGAAGTCGTCGGTCCCGACGGCGACGAGATCATCGCGGAGATGGACGACTACGCCGAGCGCGAGGGCTTTCCGACCGTGGGTCCCGCGGTCGGTGGCTGGCTCGAACTGCTCGCGCGGATGGTCGATGCCGAGCGGATCTTCGAATTCGGCTCCGGCTACGGCTACTCCGCGTACTGGTTCTCCCGTGCGCTCGATGGGGACGGGGAGATCGTCCTGACCGAGGTCGACGAAGACGAACTCGACCTCGCCGAGGAGTATCTCGCTCGCGGTGACTTCGACTCGACCGCACACTTCGAACTGGGTGACGCAATCGACACAGTCGAGGGGTACGACGGCCCCTTCGACGTGGTGTTGATCGACAACGAAAAGACGCGGTATCGAGAGGCATTCGAGACGGTCCGTGAGAAGGTCGCGCCCGGCGGCGTCGTGCTGGCGGACAACGCTGTCGCCGGGGGGACGATCGACTCCGAGGACGTGCAGGCGCTGCTCGAAGGCGAGGCCGTCGACACCGACGAGATGAGCGCGGGTATCGCCGACTATCTGGAGGCTGTGCGTGCTGCTCCGGACTTCCAGACCACTCTGCTCCCCGTGGGCGAGGGCGTCGCTGTCAGTTTCCGAACCGAGTGA